Proteins from a single region of Trichoplusia ni isolate ovarian cell line Hi5 unplaced genomic scaffold, tn1 tig00000090, whole genome shotgun sequence:
- the LOC113506897 gene encoding probable 4-coumarate--CoA ligase 2, producing the protein MVASQNNYHLGHLILDQLRKRPDAICQIDAATGKSETNASVLSRAVRLARCLRRLGAQPGDLLALHGRNHLDLLIPFYAALFNGLTVCGVDPAYRLDEIKQLFIKIKPKIVFCQSEIFLEAVRELSLDTKVVTFYDGQHSMENFIREYHQDNNSHSVDEFTPAVFDTDKIYAF; encoded by the exons atggTAGCATCCCAAAATAACTATCACCTGGGACACCTGATTTTAGATCAATTACGGAAACGTCCCGATGCAATTTGTCAA ATAGACGCGGCTACAGGCAAGTCGGAGACGAACGCGTCGGTGCTGTCGCGCGCGGTGCGGCTGGCGCGCTGCCTGCGCCGGCTGGGCGCGCAACCCGGAGACCTGCTGGCGCTGCACGGCCGCAACCACCTCGACCTGCTCATACCCTTCTACGCTGCACTCTTCAATGGCTTGACTGTGTGTGGAGTAGACCCGGCGTATAGGCTCG ATGaaatcaaacaattatttataaagataaagcCTAAAATAGTTTTCTGCCAGTCCGAAATATTCTTGGAGGCAGTTCGAGAGCTGAGTTTGGACACTAAAGTCGTAACTTTTTATGATGGGCAGCATTCCATGGAGAACTTCATTAGGGAGTATCATCAAGACAATAATAGCCATTCTGTTGATGAGTTTAC GCCCGCAGTAT